The nucleotide sequence gcccatgttgactccaatgcttccaaagttgtgtcaagttggctggatgtcctttgggtggtggaccattcttgatacacacaggaaactgttgagtgaaacacccagcagcattgcggttcttgacacactcaaaccagtacgcctggcacctactaccataccccattcaaaggcactttagTCTGTCTTGCTCAGTCACCCTCTAATTGGCACACATACactatccatgtctcaaggctttaaaatccttctttaacctgcttcctccccttcatttacagactgaagttgatttaacaggtgacatcaataagggatcatagctttcacctggattcacctggtcagtctgtcatagaaagagaaggtgttcctaatgttttatacattcAGTGTATATCACAATGTCTGGATGGAATATTCTGCCCAGGAATATTCAACACTGAAATCTGTTACTCTGGTTATTCCAAATGCATAATTTCTGTTGACAACAATGTTAATTAATAtttgtctttaatgcagggtttGATCTAAACGCCAGAAGCTATCGAGTGGAATGGTTACTTTCTATGTTAGAGTGGAAtggtttttctgctggtgtatcctgaggtatcTCCTCTCTGAGAACTTCTTCCCGCAGTGCGTACAGGCGAATGgcctctctcccgtgtggaccttcaggtgcatcttcaggTTGCCAGCCTGGGTAaagcgcatgtgacactgggGGCAGCtatagggtttctcccctgtgtggaccttCTGGTGCAACTTCAAGTGGTCCTGGCGGGAGAACCTtttctcacactgggggcagctgtagggtttctcACCTGTGTGGATCCTCTGGTGCCTCTCCACCTTCTGGGGacagctgaagcctttgttacagaacatgcagaggaaccgcTTCTCTTTAGTATTGCCTGATGTTTCTCCTCCTGCCCGAGCCTGGGCTCTAGCCCTGTCGtttgagttcaatacctgatcgAAAAGGACGGGGCCATGTGAATCAGAAAGCCCCATCGACGTGGACTTTGGGTCGCGATCCCTGAACGCGTGTAAAGGGGAGTGGGTTGCGACATTTGGATTTGTCTCTATGCTTCCCCTGTAATCTAAGAATTCTCTGCCCTGTGAGTGTCCATCTCCTAGGTGACTATCTGCATTCCATATGGGAGGGGCATCACCCTCCACTTTCACATCTATGACCAGACCCTCCCCTTTCTTATctaggcacccttcagagtacacactactactgtactggcTCCAGTACCCTCtagacagatcagtctgtgtCTCTAAACCCAAGGATATGTTGCCAGGTTCCATCTCTGTAGCGTAAGAGGAAGACAGATCATCACTGCCAGTGTCTAATGTGTCTCCTTCACCAGCTCCACGGGAATGAACTGTCCTCTGGGTCTGGTGAAATACTGGTAAGTAATCTGAACTGGGAGCAGGAGGACAGCCCATTCTCCCCAGCCCCAGTCTGTCTGGGTCTGATCTGTGGTCAGATTCTGTGGGTAAGAGCCTGCGTGTTACAGTTAAtgtctccgtgtctgtctctgacttgaggacggcgttcggcgttccactgacctccgtgatgCTGTGTCGGGTCCTGGGCTGCGCTGGAGCAGTGGTGGGTTCCTCCGTGGCTATAGTgggtgctgctgctgctccagccGCTGTTCCAGTTTGGATGTCTCTGTTGTGCCttgggtcctcctctccttcagactTCTCCTGCTTGACCAGAGGCGATCCTCCGGGCCCTGCAGCATCTGCATCTACAGACTGACAAGAAGAGAGGAGCTTATTATTGGTACATGACTTGAATTGGATAACAACGTCGTAGAGAAGTCTCACAAgctcccctatcccctatcctcctTAATTTGCCCTCTCTAATGGACATTCCTTTTTGATCTGTATCTCTAATTAAGGCCATACATGTGTCAGGACCTGTGTCAGGTCATGTTGTACCTTTGAGAAGACAGTCTGGGCTTTTCAATTATATTATGTGTGGTGGTATCACCGTCataattcttttttttcttcctggTTCTCCAAATGGCTACAATCACAATTACCATCACAGTTAGTAATTGTATAATTATCATTTTTGTGAGTTTGATATTCAAATTGTTTCTAATTGGTAAATCTCAGTTGTAGTTTGGTCATCATTTATTCAGATTAAATAAGAGCTTGTTGTGATGCTGAGTTATTTACCGAAATGTTGGTTTTTAAATAACTAATTGATGGactcaattatttgaattccatttagtttgTTGTTGGTTTGTTGTTGCTCTCAACGTGCCGTTTGTGCCGTTTTTCAAGAGAGATCTCTCTCTGGGATATGTTGCCCAACTCATCATAGTTAAGCATagaaaatgtggtaattaactacaatgaccagaaTCAATTGCATCTTCATCTGCCTGTTCTCATTGGTTCTTGCCAGTGGGGCTGGCAGACAGACATGGAGAGGAAGAGCGATAGAGAGACACGAGAATGCAGTTGCTTAGGTATCTCTACATGACAATAAGTTCATTGATTGAACGTTTTTATTTAGCAGTCTTAAAAGTATGGCTTCTCTACTTTGATGAACTACTGAAATGGTGATTTCGTCAAACATCTAGGCTAACCTACTAGCCTGAAGGGTGACTCTTTGGGGAGCACAGAGATCGATGGCTGCAGTGTTCATTTTGTCACCTATTTTAGGTTGAGTTTTTATGACTAAAATACCCATTTTAGTAATTTCATCCTTCTTAGTTTTAGTTATTATCAGTTGACTACAACTCTGGTCAAttttagtctagttatagtcacAATCATTTTAATCATTGTAGTTATTTTGTTTTACTGAACAGGTCATACAAACCTCTAACTTAACTTCCATCATGCTCATAATAGCTTCCACTTCCTTATTCACAGACATTTTAGTCACGTAAGTCAGTGCATTATTTTCtattaaataataaaatatttagGCAACGTCTAACTTCCATCAT is from Salvelinus alpinus chromosome 39, SLU_Salpinus.1, whole genome shotgun sequence and encodes:
- the LOC139566784 gene encoding uncharacterized protein isoform X1 yields the protein MANCMVFHTQIASVMEVLANAAVAEICKLVDDDYAVFRLEITQSQKENGALRRKLQLLELKVARERAERTIRERVLASRPSSVKIVDRYRGMARGGHLTGGHRSFVKPAGHNTWSDGQPITDEGTGTSIQNIIVIESVDADAAGPGGSPLVKQEKSEGEEDPRHNRDIQTGTAAGAAAAPTIATEEPTTAPAQPRTRHSITEVSGTPNAVLKSETDTETLTVTRRLLPTESDHRSDPDRLGLGRMGCPPAPSSDYLPVFHQTQRTVHSRGAGEGDTLDTGSDDLSSSYATEMEPGNISLGLETQTDLSRGYWSQYSSSVYSEGCLDKKGEGLVIDVKVEGDAPPIWNADSHLGDGHSQGREFLDYRGSIETNPNVATHSPLHAFRDRDPKSTSMGLSDSHGPVLFDQVLNSNDRARAQARAGGETSGNTKEKRFLCMFCNKGFSCPQKVERHQRIHTGEKPYSCPQCEKRFSRQDHLKLHQKVHTGEKPYSCPQCHMRFTQAGNLKMHLKVHTGERPFACTHCGKKFSERRYLRIHQQKNHSTLT